The following proteins come from a genomic window of Populus nigra chromosome 6, ddPopNigr1.1, whole genome shotgun sequence:
- the LOC133695681 gene encoding wound-responsive protein GWIN3-like: MKITEVLGLSFLLFAFIGTSFPEAVHAKDAAAVLDVFGHEVQAGARYLIVAPSTDNTTTLAVTINGQVLCNSDVILSTLNESLPITFSPVIQSTDSVIREGTHLNVNFAGPGAMCLMGGVTPMWKIRFSTTLKGYIVTTGGVDRLNRFKITKYEGDNSFYQLSFCPMSEPFCECSCIPVGVNGDKNLVPGAVPLLVMFEPDE; the protein is encoded by the coding sequence ATGAAGATCACTGAAGTTCTTGGGCTCTCGTTCCTTCTCTTTGCCTTCATAGGAACTTCATTTCCTGAGGCCGTTCATGCCAAAGATGCTGCAGCAGTGCTCGATGTCTTCGGTCATGAGGTGCAAGCTGGTGCTCGTTATTTAATCGTAGCCCCCTCGACTGACAATACAACAACTCTTGCAGTCACTATCAATGGCCAGGTCTTATGCAATTCAGATGTTATACTTTCCACATTGAACGAGAGCCTCCCAATAACATTTTCACCAGTTATACAATCCACCGATAGTGTCATCCGCGAAGGAACTCATCTAAATGTGAACTTTGCAGGGCCAGGTGCCATGTGCTTAATGGGAGGCGTGACACCCATGTGGAAAATCCGATTCAGTACAACACTGAAAGGATACATTGTGACCACTGGAGGTGTTGATAGATTGAATCGGTTTAAGATCACCAAGTATGAAGGTGATAATAGTTTTTATCAGCTTTCTTTTTGTCCAATGTCCGAACCCTTCTGTGAATGCTCATGCATCCCAGTTGGCGTCAACGGTGACAAGAACTTGGTTCCTGGTGCCGTCCCTCTTCTTGTTATGTTTGAACCAGATGAATAG